A stretch of Vigna angularis cultivar LongXiaoDou No.4 chromosome 4, ASM1680809v1, whole genome shotgun sequence DNA encodes these proteins:
- the LOC108331899 gene encoding cyclic dof factor 3: protein MLENKDPAIRLFGQKIAFSGEPDAPTIAAAHTPSPPPPVDVVRDAEEEGEEEVDDDVADSEAEDDDNKDKDPAEEVSEKTKEADLPLNAADSNNTAEGLQNPNTPSIDEESAKSKSNKSENDQTDPTTTVAATETNNSPDNNNKTLKKPDKILPCPRCNSMDTKFCYYNNYNVNQPRYFCKACQRYWTAGGTMRNVPVGAGRRKNKNSASHYRHITISEALQAARIDSPNATHLLKPNGRVLSFGIDPPICDSMASVLNLAEKKTRNGFHSMEDQRNKDDDCSSASSITVSNEESGKSTSQESLVPNNNSFIHHHHHHVPCISTVPWAYPWNSGVPSAPAMCPPGFPMSFYPHAFWNIPWFPTHHAAPAPRSPGSGPNSPTLGKHSRDDDLAKQEHVHEEPSRQRNGSVLVPKTLRIDDPSEAAKSSIWATLGIKNECVSGGGMFKGFQSKKEEKDRVIETSPVLRANPAALSRSLNFHGNS, encoded by the exons ATGCTCGAAAATAAGGACCCTGCAATTAGGCTCTTCGGCCAGAAGATTGCCTTTTCCGGAGAACCCGACGCTCCGACCATTGCCGCCGCTCACACCCCCTCGCCACCGCCGCCGGTGGATGTTGTCAGAGACgcagaagaagaaggagaagaagaagtagaTGACGACGTTGCTGACTCAGAGGCTGAAGATGATGACAACAAAGACAAG GATCCTGCAGAAGAAGTTAGTGAGAAAACGAAAGAAGCTGATCTTCCTCTAAATGCTGCAGACTCTAATAACACCGCAGAGGGTCTTCAGAATCCAAACACACCTTCCATAGACGAAGAATCTGCAAAGTCAAAATCCAACAAGTCAGAAAACGATCAAACCGATCCAACCACAACAGTTGCTGCTACTGAAACCAACAACTCACCAGACAACAACAATAAAACGCTGAAAAAACCAGACAAAATTCTTCCATGTCCTCGCTGCAATAGCATGGACACCAAATTCTGTTACTACAACAACTACAATGTGAACCAGCCACGTTACTTCTGCAAAGCGTGCCAAAGGTACTGGACCGCCGGGGGCACCATGCGAAACGTGCCGGTGGGTGCAGGGAGGAGAAAGAACAAAAACTCAGCCTCTCACTATCGCCATATCACAATCTCTGAAGCACTTCAAGCTGCAAGAATCGATTCCCCAAACGCGACTCATCTTTTGAAGCCCAATGGGAGAGTCCTCAGCTTTGGTATAGACCCTCCAATTTGTGATTCCATGGCATCAGTCCTGAACCTCGCggagaagaaaacaagaaacgGGTTTCACTCCATGGAGGATCAGAGAAACAAAGATGATGACTGCTCGAGTGCATCATCCATCACCGTTTCCAATGAAGAAAGTGGGAAAAGCACGTCACAAGAATCATTGGTGCCTAACAACAACAGTTTCatacatcatcatcatcaccatgtTCCGTGCATCTCCACCGTTCCTTGGGCTTATCCTTGGAACTCCGGGGTTCCCTCAGCACCTGCTATGTGCCCTCCAGGGTTTCCCATGTCATTTTACCCTCATGCATTTTGGAACATTCCATGGTTTCCCACACACCATGCTGCCCCAGCTCCAAGGTCTCCGGGTTCTGGTCCAAATTCTCCCACTCTCGGGAAACACTCCAGGGACGATGACTTGGCGAAGCAAGAGCACGTCCACGAGGAACCCTCGAGGCAGAGAAACGGGTCTGTTTTGGTGCCCAAAACTTTGAGAATCGATGACCCCAGTGAGGCAGCCAAGAGTTCAATATGGGCAACTTTAGGGATCAAGAACGAGTGTGTGAGTGGGGGTGGCATGTTCAAGGGGTTCCAatcaaagaaagaagagaaagaccGTGTCATTGAAACCTCTCCTGTGTTGAGGGCCAACCCTGCAGCCTTGTCTAGATCCCTTAACTTTCACGGGAACTCTTGA